A DNA window from Dehalococcoidia bacterium contains the following coding sequences:
- a CDS encoding ABC transporter substrate-binding protein produces the protein MASEYWRRFWRRRLGRRAFLRAAVLGAGGAALAGAVACREEAPQATPAPQAEEGPPKRGGRSRYATFATFDQLDPHVSIASAASYFPRVYNTLVSQSQVKPDFFYYDLAETLEQPDAVTYIFRIRPGIRVAPNNLGVPERELDAQDAYANWERIKNEPRALVSRFAKQFLASHAAQDARTYVMKTNEPYAWALYNVGVQYSTIAPRELLSNADRLRVSGAGGGPFSFGRFVEGEGLSLERNPNYYRKGQDGQPLPYVDGIDVLYIPDRAARLAAFQSRQLESYTVVNKRELDDLMDPAKYYLVKEPYFNFMSVIMNIDRAPFNDPRVRRAVARSINHQQFINVVHLGDAKVNGIVHHDLVDFALPEEELKSRYLVYNPQEARQLLSSAGYPGGIKTKMVYPAGSGATGGGDADQYVPVLIENLRSGGIEVELEPLDIGRYIDRVRRRDYDTALSLNPQYETPEGPLDWHTSWGYAGDGLSFHIFRDAEVDAAVRRVKRITQSVQELVQAVRDVQRIIYSKDPSVIPLPSSSSNTVWWNFVKNNPASLGLGRTYLFLAEWWLDL, from the coding sequence ATGGCCAGCGAATACTGGCGGCGCTTCTGGCGTAGGCGACTGGGGCGGCGGGCCTTTCTGCGGGCCGCCGTCCTGGGGGCGGGGGGAGCGGCCCTGGCGGGCGCCGTCGCCTGTCGGGAGGAGGCGCCCCAGGCCACGCCTGCCCCCCAGGCCGAGGAGGGGCCGCCCAAGCGCGGAGGCCGCTCCCGCTATGCCACCTTCGCCACCTTCGACCAGCTGGACCCTCATGTGTCGATCGCCTCGGCGGCCTCCTATTTTCCCCGGGTGTACAACACGCTGGTCAGCCAGTCGCAGGTAAAGCCCGACTTCTTCTACTACGACCTGGCGGAGACGCTGGAGCAGCCCGATGCCGTGACCTACATTTTCCGCATCCGTCCCGGCATCCGGGTGGCGCCCAACAACTTGGGGGTGCCGGAGCGGGAACTGGACGCGCAGGACGCCTACGCCAACTGGGAACGCATCAAGAACGAGCCGCGGGCGCTGGTGTCGCGGTTCGCCAAGCAGTTCCTGGCCTCCCACGCTGCCCAGGACGCCCGCACCTACGTGATGAAGACCAACGAGCCCTATGCCTGGGCCCTCTACAATGTCGGTGTCCAGTATTCGACCATCGCTCCGCGGGAGCTTCTTTCCAACGCCGACCGGTTGCGGGTGTCCGGAGCGGGCGGCGGTCCCTTTTCCTTCGGAAGGTTCGTGGAGGGCGAGGGGCTGTCGCTGGAGCGGAATCCCAACTACTACCGCAAGGGGCAGGACGGGCAGCCGCTGCCCTATGTGGACGGCATCGACGTGCTCTACATTCCCGATCGGGCGGCGCGGCTGGCCGCCTTTCAATCGCGGCAGCTCGAGTCCTACACCGTGGTCAACAAGCGAGAGCTGGACGACTTGATGGACCCGGCCAAGTACTACCTGGTCAAGGAGCCTTACTTCAACTTCATGTCTGTCATCATGAACATCGACCGCGCCCCCTTCAACGACCCGCGGGTGCGGCGGGCGGTGGCCCGCTCCATCAACCACCAGCAGTTCATCAACGTGGTGCACCTGGGGGACGCCAAGGTCAACGGCATCGTCCACCATGACCTGGTCGACTTCGCGTTGCCGGAGGAGGAGCTGAAGAGCCGCTACCTGGTGTACAACCCCCAGGAGGCCCGTCAGCTGCTGTCCTCGGCCGGCTACCCCGGGGGCATCAAGACCAAGATGGTGTATCCCGCCGGGAGCGGCGCCACGGGAGGGGGCGATGCTGACCAGTACGTTCCTGTCCTTATCGAGAACCTCCGCTCGGGCGGCATCGAGGTCGAGCTGGAGCCACTGGACATCGGCCGCTACATCGACCGGGTCCGCCGCCGCGACTACGATACAGCCCTGAGCCTGAACCCGCAGTACGAGACGCCGGAGGGCCCCCTGGACTGGCACACGTCCTGGGGCTACGCGGGGGATGGCCTCTCCTTCCACATCTTTCGCGACGCGGAGGTCGATGCTGCCGTGAGAAGGGTGAAGCGCATCACGCAGAGCGTTCAGGAGCTGGTCCAGGCGGTCCGGGACGTGCAGAGGATCATATATTCCAAGGACCCGAGCGTCATTCCCCTGCCCAGCAGCAGCTCCAACACCGTTTGGTGGAACTTCGTCAAGAACAACCCTGCCAGCCTCGGCCTGGGACGCACCTATCTGTTCCTGGCCGAATGGTGGCTGGACCTTTAG
- a CDS encoding ABC transporter permease, whose protein sequence is MQAFIVRRLLAGVVILFFLSIAVFLVLRVAPGDPALLRLGPQATAEQVAAERERLGLNDPLIVQYSRWMKGILTGDLGISNFSGESIARSIRNRLPNTLELLIMTLVLTTAIGITAGVISAVWRDTLLDYAVRVVAVLGLSVPALWLATLVLLVPLQVWGYAPPIGRVVHFFDDPWGNLRQFLPAAVVLALGPAAAIMRLTRSSLLEVLRQDYIRTARAKGLGERLVIARHALRNAMIPPLTVLALQFSALLGGSVIIEQIFTLPGIGQYFFQAIFVKDFPVVQTLTLYTGVVVVITILALDIAYAWLDPRIRYR, encoded by the coding sequence ATGCAGGCCTTCATAGTGCGCAGGCTGCTGGCTGGCGTGGTCATCCTGTTCTTCCTGTCCATAGCGGTCTTCCTGGTGCTGCGGGTGGCGCCGGGCGACCCGGCCCTGTTGCGCCTGGGCCCCCAGGCCACCGCTGAGCAGGTGGCGGCCGAGAGGGAACGGCTGGGGCTCAATGACCCCCTCATCGTCCAGTATTCGCGCTGGATGAAGGGGATCCTCACGGGCGACCTGGGCATCTCCAACTTCAGCGGCGAGTCCATCGCTCGCAGCATCCGCAACCGACTGCCCAACACCCTGGAACTGCTCATCATGACCCTCGTCCTGACGACGGCCATCGGCATCACGGCCGGGGTCATATCGGCAGTGTGGCGGGACACGCTGCTGGACTATGCGGTGCGCGTGGTGGCAGTGCTGGGGCTGTCGGTGCCGGCCCTGTGGCTGGCGACGCTAGTGCTGCTGGTGCCGCTGCAGGTATGGGGCTATGCGCCGCCCATAGGGCGGGTAGTCCACTTCTTTGACGACCCGTGGGGGAACCTCCGTCAGTTCCTGCCGGCGGCGGTGGTCCTGGCGCTGGGGCCGGCAGCGGCCATCATGCGCCTGACACGGTCCAGCCTGCTGGAGGTCCTGCGCCAGGACTATATCCGCACCGCCAGGGCCAAGGGGCTGGGCGAGAGGCTGGTCATCGCCAGGCATGCCCTGCGCAACGCCATGATCCCGCCCCTGACGGTGCTGGCGCTGCAGTTCTCGGCCCTGCTGGGCGGGTCGGTCATCATCGAGCAGATATTCACCTTGCCGGGCATCGGCCAGTACTTCTTCCAGGCCATTTTCGTGAAGGACTTCCCGGTGGTGCAGACGCTGACGCTCTACACCGGTGTAGTGGTCGTCATCACCATCCTGGCCCTGGATATCGCCTATGCCTGGCTGGACCCGCGCATACGCTATCGCTGA
- a CDS encoding ABC transporter permease translates to MAVRPAEVTLGLELAVPRQPLLRRLLRLVRRYPLGTLGFVIILGLLIVGILAPVIAPHDVNEIGVAPPLSGISRETPFGTDNLGRDMLSRVIWGARISLSVGFIAVIGGTIAGTVIGLISGYVGGPVDSIIQRVLDSIQAFPALVLLLIIIRVLGPSLENVVLVIGLGIIPGVIRIVRGAVLSEKNNVYVEAARAIGATPLRIIFRHIAPNIMALAIVVMTTLLGTAVLAEAALSFLGLGVPPPNPSWGADINAARNNLPVHIPWALFPGLGISLTVLGFNLLGDALRDALDPRLRGAR, encoded by the coding sequence ATGGCTGTCAGACCGGCTGAGGTGACCCTGGGCCTCGAACTGGCAGTGCCGCGCCAGCCGTTGCTGCGGCGGTTGCTGCGGCTCGTGCGTCGTTACCCGCTGGGCACCCTGGGCTTCGTCATCATCCTGGGGCTGCTGATAGTGGGCATACTGGCACCGGTCATCGCTCCCCACGATGTGAACGAGATCGGCGTGGCGCCGCCCCTCTCGGGCATCTCGCGCGAGACGCCCTTCGGCACCGACAACCTGGGACGGGACATGCTCAGCCGCGTCATCTGGGGCGCTCGCATATCGCTTTCGGTGGGGTTCATCGCCGTCATCGGTGGCACGATCGCCGGCACCGTCATCGGCCTCATCAGCGGCTACGTGGGCGGGCCGGTGGACTCCATCATCCAGCGGGTGCTGGACTCCATCCAGGCCTTTCCGGCACTGGTCCTGCTGCTCATCATCATCCGCGTGCTGGGGCCTTCGCTGGAGAACGTGGTGCTGGTCATCGGGCTGGGCATCATACCAGGGGTGATACGCATCGTGCGGGGTGCGGTGCTGTCGGAGAAGAACAACGTCTATGTGGAGGCAGCCCGGGCCATCGGGGCTACCCCGCTACGCATCATCTTCCGACACATCGCCCCCAATATCATGGCCCTGGCCATCGTGGTGATGACGACGCTGCTGGGGACGGCGGTGCTGGCTGAGGCGGCTCTCTCCTTCCTGGGCCTGGGCGTGCCGCCCCCCAACCCGTCCTGGGGCGCTGACATCAACGCCGCCCGCAACAACCTTCCGGTGCACATACCCTGGGCGCTATTCCCGGGGCTGGGCATCAGCCTGACGGTGCTGGGGTTCAACCTCCTGGGCGACGCCCTGCGCGACGCCCTCGACCCGCGGCTGCGGGGCGCCCGCTAG
- a CDS encoding cupredoxin domain-containing protein — MKRLWLALGLAAALALALAACGEEEEAAPSTAASGATPAASPAPRTPTPGGGGATPGAGTASVTVRALDFSFEPARISAQANQPLTVTVRNDGQAPHTFTIQELNVDVTLQPGQSMTVTFTPRAGSYTFVCRLHAGAGMTGTLTTGGGAGGGGAATPTAGGPIGYGY, encoded by the coding sequence ATGAAGCGACTCTGGTTAGCTCTAGGGCTGGCGGCGGCGCTGGCCCTGGCCCTAGCGGCCTGCGGGGAAGAAGAGGAGGCTGCGCCCAGTACTGCCGCCAGCGGCGCCACTCCCGCAGCCAGCCCTGCACCCCGAACGCCGACTCCGGGAGGCGGCGGAGCCACCCCCGGGGCGGGGACTGCCAGCGTGACGGTGCGGGCGCTGGACTTCTCCTTCGAGCCAGCCCGCATCTCTGCCCAGGCCAACCAGCCGCTGACGGTGACGGTGCGCAACGATGGGCAGGCGCCCCACACCTTCACCATCCAGGAGCTAAACGTGGACGTGACCCTCCAGCCAGGGCAGAGCATGACCGTTACCTTCACCCCCCGCGCCGGCTCCTACACTTTCGTGTGCCGCCTGCACGCCGGGGCGGGGATGACGGGGACCCTGACCACGGGCGGCGGGGCCGGTGGTGGCGGCGCCGCTACGCCCACGGCGGGAGGGCCGATAGGCTACGGATACTAG
- the cysS gene encoding cysteine--tRNA ligase, which yields MRLYNTLSRRLEEFVPAGDEVRMYVCGPNLYAPCHLGHAMSYIIFDVLRRYLEFRGYRVRHVQNFTDIEDNIILRARATGRTIQDLAEEHIDLFFRQMDALGVQRAHYYPRPTHEIDAIVEMVRVLLEKGYAYQANGDVYFRVPRFPDYGKLSGRDVDSLLAGARVEPGEGKEHPADFVLWKAAKEGEPSWDSPFGPGRPGWHIECSAMALKYLGQPLDIHGGGQDLIFPHHENEIAQAEAYSGRKPFARFWVHHGLLRLPDSPEKMTRHLGNLVPLGEALERFGPDALRLFVLGSHYRSPLTYSEDALTAARAGARRLRLAATQEGGDQEPEVDPTPYRQRFLEAMDDDLGTPQALAALFDLAAEINRARDEGRRTSRAQATLRELAGVLGLSLQEPTPYRADAVPFIELLIEVRQELRAQRLYALADSIRARLLEMGIVLEDTPQGTRWRPRED from the coding sequence ATGAGGCTCTACAACACCCTGAGCCGTCGCCTGGAGGAGTTCGTCCCCGCCGGGGACGAAGTGCGCATGTATGTCTGCGGCCCCAACCTCTACGCCCCCTGCCATCTGGGGCACGCCATGAGCTACATCATCTTCGACGTCCTGCGCCGCTACCTGGAGTTCCGGGGATATCGCGTGCGTCACGTCCAGAACTTTACCGACATCGAGGACAACATCATCCTGCGGGCGCGGGCCACCGGCCGCACCATCCAGGACCTGGCCGAGGAGCACATCGACCTCTTCTTCCGGCAGATGGACGCCCTCGGCGTGCAGCGCGCCCACTACTATCCACGTCCGACCCACGAGATAGATGCCATCGTGGAGATGGTGCGGGTGCTCCTGGAGAAGGGCTATGCCTACCAGGCCAACGGCGACGTCTACTTCCGTGTACCCCGCTTCCCCGACTACGGCAAGCTGTCCGGGCGGGACGTGGACTCCCTGCTGGCCGGTGCGAGGGTGGAGCCGGGCGAGGGTAAGGAGCACCCCGCCGACTTCGTCCTCTGGAAGGCCGCCAAGGAAGGGGAGCCATCCTGGGACAGCCCCTTCGGCCCGGGACGCCCCGGCTGGCATATCGAGTGCTCGGCCATGGCCCTCAAGTACCTGGGCCAGCCCCTGGACATCCACGGCGGGGGGCAGGACCTCATCTTTCCCCATCACGAGAACGAGATCGCTCAGGCCGAGGCCTACAGCGGGCGCAAGCCCTTCGCCCGCTTCTGGGTCCACCACGGCCTGCTGCGCCTGCCCGACAGCCCCGAGAAGATGACGCGGCACCTGGGCAACCTGGTGCCCCTCGGGGAGGCGCTGGAGCGGTTCGGCCCGGACGCCCTGCGCCTGTTCGTCCTCGGCTCCCACTATCGCAGTCCCCTCACCTACTCAGAGGATGCCCTGACAGCGGCACGGGCTGGCGCCCGGCGGCTGCGACTGGCCGCCACCCAGGAGGGGGGCGACCAGGAGCCGGAGGTCGACCCTACGCCCTATCGTCAGCGGTTCCTGGAGGCCATGGACGACGACCTGGGCACCCCCCAGGCCCTGGCTGCTCTCTTCGACCTGGCAGCCGAGATCAACCGCGCCCGCGACGAGGGGCGCCGGACATCCCGCGCCCAGGCCACCCTGAGGGAGCTGGCCGGCGTGCTGGGGCTATCGCTGCAGGAGCCGACGCCGTACCGAGCTGATGCCGTGCCTTTCATCGAGCTGCTCATCGAGGTCAGGCAGGAGCTGAGGGCCCAGCGCCTCTACGCCCTGGCCGACTCCATTCGTGCCCGCCTTCTGGAGATGGGCATCGTCCTGGAAGACACCCCTCAGGGCACCCGCTGGCGGCCTCGCGAGGACTAG
- the cysE gene encoding serine O-acetyltransferase: protein MGLLQSIKRDIQAALERDPAATSALEVILCYPGFHARQFHRLAHWLYNHRLRLVARIVSHISRALTGIEIHPGAKIGEGLFIDHGMGVVIGETTEIGDNCHLYQGVTLGGTSTKRTKRHPTLGNNVVVGAGAKVIGAVRIGDNARIGAGSVVVSDVPPNATVVGVPGHVVAYHDPGNDTVVRLPDPEWDALRSLEERIARLEERLSAIEKALGEGRGASAQASQRPPAS, encoded by the coding sequence TTGGGCCTTCTGCAGAGCATAAAGCGCGACATTCAGGCGGCACTGGAGAGGGACCCCGCCGCTACCAGCGCCCTGGAGGTGATCCTGTGCTATCCAGGCTTCCATGCCCGCCAGTTCCATCGACTGGCCCACTGGCTCTACAATCACCGCCTGCGACTGGTGGCCCGCATCGTCTCCCACATCAGCCGCGCTCTGACGGGCATCGAGATCCACCCCGGGGCCAAGATCGGCGAGGGGCTGTTCATAGACCATGGCATGGGTGTGGTCATCGGCGAGACCACGGAGATAGGTGACAACTGCCATCTCTACCAGGGGGTGACCCTGGGGGGGACCAGCACCAAACGCACCAAGCGCCACCCCACCCTGGGCAACAATGTGGTGGTGGGGGCAGGAGCCAAGGTCATCGGCGCTGTGAGAATAGGCGACAACGCCCGTATCGGCGCCGGGTCGGTGGTGGTATCCGATGTCCCGCCCAACGCCACCGTCGTTGGCGTGCCCGGGCATGTGGTAGCCTACCACGACCCCGGCAACGATACCGTCGTCCGCCTGCCAGACCCGGAGTGGGACGCCCTGCGTTCCCTGGAAGAGAGGATCGCCCGACTGGAGGAGCGCTTGTCCGCCATCGAGAAGGCCCTAGGGGAGGGCAGGGGCGCCTCGGCCCAGGCCAGCCAGAGGCCTCCCGCCAGCTAA
- the ispF gene encoding 2-C-methyl-D-erythritol 2,4-cyclodiphosphate synthase, translating into MTLSIGIGYDIHRFQEGRPLKLGGVQVPWPRGLAGHSDADVLLHAIMDALLGAAGLGDLGQHFPPHDPAYAGADSLELLRRVREMVQGAGMAPVSVDATVIAQEPPLAAYLPAMRRTIADALGLEEQRVNVKAKSHEGLGALGRSEGVAALAVALLSRDTP; encoded by the coding sequence ATGACGCTCAGCATCGGCATCGGCTATGATATACACAGGTTCCAGGAGGGGAGGCCCCTGAAGCTGGGAGGGGTGCAGGTGCCCTGGCCCCGCGGCCTGGCGGGCCACAGCGACGCCGACGTGCTCCTCCATGCCATTATGGACGCCCTGCTGGGCGCCGCCGGGCTGGGAGACCTGGGCCAGCACTTTCCCCCCCATGACCCGGCCTACGCAGGGGCCGACAGCCTGGAGCTGCTGAGACGAGTGCGGGAGATGGTGCAGGGGGCAGGGATGGCGCCCGTGAGCGTGGATGCCACCGTCATCGCCCAGGAGCCGCCCCTGGCCGCCTACCTGCCGGCCATGCGCCGCACCATCGCCGATGCCCTGGGCCTGGAGGAGCAGCGGGTGAACGTGAAGGCCAAAAGCCACGAGGGGCTGGGCGCCTTGGGTCGCAGCGAGGGGGTCGCTGCCCTGGCTGTGGCCCTCCTCTCGCGGGATACGCCATGA
- the ispD gene encoding 2-C-methyl-D-erythritol 4-phosphate cytidylyltransferase, whose protein sequence is MGGTYGRVGAVIVAAGASTRMGGIDKVMAPLGEHPLIAHPLLTFEGSPLVDALVLVVSAANLDWARGLVEALGLAKVRDVCPGGALRQESVRLGLEALGHCDWVLVHDGARPFVSPRLLEDALMAAQETGAAVPALPLADTVKEVDGDAVVRTLDRSRLRAVQTPQAFRYDLLLEAHRRASGEVTDDASLVEAMGITVKVFPGSPYNLKVTTPADLELAQALLAAGALEHDAQHRHRL, encoded by the coding sequence ATGGGCGGCACCTACGGACGTGTGGGCGCCGTCATTGTCGCCGCTGGCGCCAGCACCCGAATGGGCGGCATCGACAAGGTGATGGCGCCCCTGGGAGAGCACCCTCTCATCGCCCATCCCCTGTTGACCTTCGAGGGAAGCCCGCTGGTCGATGCCCTGGTCCTGGTGGTCTCGGCTGCCAACCTGGACTGGGCACGGGGCCTGGTGGAGGCCCTAGGCCTCGCCAAGGTGCGAGACGTCTGCCCCGGCGGCGCCCTGCGGCAGGAGTCGGTGCGTCTGGGCCTGGAGGCCCTGGGCCACTGCGACTGGGTCCTGGTCCACGATGGCGCTCGCCCGTTCGTATCCCCTCGCCTCCTGGAGGACGCCCTTATGGCTGCCCAGGAAACGGGGGCGGCGGTGCCCGCCCTTCCCCTCGCCGATACTGTGAAGGAGGTGGACGGGGACGCGGTGGTGCGCACCCTGGACCGGTCTCGCCTGCGGGCCGTCCAGACTCCCCAGGCCTTCCGCTACGATCTGCTGCTGGAGGCCCACCGTCGGGCCTCGGGCGAGGTCACCGATGACGCCTCCCTGGTGGAGGCTATGGGCATCACGGTGAAGGTGTTTCCTGGCTCCCCCTACAATCTGAAGGTGACCACACCTGCCGACCTGGAGCTGGCCCAGGCCCTGCTGGCCGCCGGAGCACTGGAGCATGACGCTCAGCATCGGCATCGGCTATGA
- a CDS encoding PIN domain nuclease, whose amino-acid sequence MKNYPFVTLLLRVAGALFFGFIGLRVGQALAEERDGFFHSLIWAAASLGFIAFGALATPYLLLGPLQKFQEWTRQIRPLQLVLGIVGLVSGLLASALLAPWLVNLPGLGGFLAPLAVSFLFGLLGVAALVSREEDFAQFLARYFPSRTFWPPQEIIIDTSAIIDGRIADIAQTGFLPGALVVPRFVLDELRRIADSPDALRRNRGRRGLDVLGRLRREGYVPVRIADDDFPDAADVDSKLIRLARKLSAPVLTNDFNLNRVAEVEGVKVLNINQLANAVRVVILPGEEMEVHIVQEGKEADQGVGFLDDGTMVVVEGGRRYLNERMVVTVTRVLQTVAGRLIFAQPKGAT is encoded by the coding sequence ATGAAAAACTACCCTTTCGTGACCCTCCTCCTGCGAGTAGCCGGGGCCCTGTTCTTCGGTTTCATCGGGCTGCGCGTGGGCCAGGCGCTGGCAGAAGAGCGCGACGGCTTCTTTCACTCCCTCATCTGGGCTGCAGCGTCCCTGGGCTTCATCGCCTTTGGCGCGCTGGCCACACCGTACTTGCTGCTGGGGCCGCTGCAGAAGTTTCAGGAGTGGACGCGCCAGATACGGCCCCTGCAGCTGGTGCTGGGCATCGTCGGGCTGGTATCGGGGCTCCTCGCCTCTGCCCTCCTGGCCCCCTGGCTGGTCAACCTGCCAGGGCTGGGGGGCTTCCTCGCCCCCTTGGCGGTCAGCTTCCTTTTCGGCCTGCTGGGGGTGGCCGCCCTGGTCAGCCGCGAGGAGGACTTCGCCCAGTTCCTTGCCCGCTACTTCCCTTCCCGCACTTTCTGGCCCCCCCAAGAGATCATCATCGATACCAGCGCCATCATCGATGGCCGCATAGCCGACATCGCTCAGACCGGCTTCCTGCCCGGCGCCCTGGTAGTGCCCCGTTTCGTGCTGGACGAACTGCGTCGCATTGCCGATTCGCCTGACGCCCTGCGCCGCAACCGGGGCCGCCGTGGGCTGGACGTGCTGGGGCGACTGCGAAGGGAGGGCTATGTGCCCGTTCGCATAGCCGATGACGACTTCCCGGACGCAGCCGACGTGGACTCCAAGCTCATACGCCTGGCCCGAAAGCTGTCGGCCCCCGTCCTGACCAACGACTTCAACCTCAACCGGGTGGCCGAGGTGGAAGGTGTGAAGGTGCTGAACATCAACCAGCTGGCCAACGCTGTCCGAGTAGTCATCCTGCCCGGCGAGGAGATGGAGGTGCACATCGTCCAGGAGGGCAAGGAGGCCGACCAGGGCGTGGGCTTTCTGGACGATGGCACCATGGTGGTGGTGGAGGGCGGGCGCCGCTACCTCAACGAACGCATGGTGGTGACGGTGACCCGTGTGCTGCAGACGGTGGCCGGCCGCCTCATCTTCGCCCAGCCCAAGGGGGCGACTTAG
- a CDS encoding VTT domain-containing protein: MTSRPHDVMERAEGAKDTAGLARRRLLRLEYLLLVAIALLVTAFTVAFFYLGGDGEDLRRYGYAGLFLVNLLGSASIFMPSPAAASVVGGGAFLHDFLGVPAFFWVGLVAGLGEALGEVTGYLAGYSGRVVVEDHPHYRRLRGWMERHGTVTMFLLAVVPNPLFDMGGLVAGAVAMPLPRFFLAVLAGKVIKDWYMAGFGGLGGALLGHLG; this comes from the coding sequence TTGACCTCTCGCCCCCATGACGTGATGGAGAGGGCGGAGGGCGCCAAGGACACCGCAGGGCTGGCCCGCCGTCGCTTGCTTCGCCTCGAATACCTGCTGCTGGTGGCCATCGCCCTGCTGGTGACGGCCTTCACGGTAGCCTTTTTCTACCTGGGAGGCGACGGTGAGGACCTGCGGCGCTACGGCTATGCCGGCCTCTTCCTGGTCAACCTGCTGGGCTCGGCCTCCATCTTCATGCCCTCCCCCGCCGCCGCTTCGGTTGTGGGGGGCGGCGCCTTCCTGCACGACTTTCTGGGCGTGCCAGCCTTCTTCTGGGTAGGGCTGGTGGCCGGGCTGGGCGAAGCGCTGGGAGAGGTGACGGGCTACCTGGCTGGCTACAGCGGCCGCGTCGTGGTGGAAGACCACCCCCATTACCGGCGCCTGCGGGGCTGGATGGAGCGGCACGGCACCGTCACCATGTTCCTGCTGGCGGTGGTGCCCAACCCGCTTTTCGACATGGGAGGACTGGTGGCCGGCGCGGTGGCTATGCCTCTGCCCCGCTTCTTCCTGGCGGTGCTGGCAGGCAAGGTCATCAAGGACTGGTACATGGCAGGCTTCGGGGGCCTGGGAGGGGCGCTCCTGGGACACCTGGGCTGA
- a CDS encoding MoxR family ATPase — protein MDDVRGLALRIIENMERVMVGKRQEVELAVIALMCGGHLLIEDVPGVGKTMLARSLARSTGCSFRRIQFTPDLLPSDVTGAAVYNQKTGDFEFRPGPIMAQIVLADEINRATPKTQSALLEAMEERQVTVDGVSRPLPRPFMVLATQNPIEYEGTFPLPEAQLDRFFMRVHLGYPSPHEEVTIMERQMLSHPIEELAPVCGPDDILRLQEAVRQVRVDGLIKQYIAAVVDATRRHEAVYLGASPRGSLALQRGSQARALLDGRDFVLPDDVKALAYPVLGHRIIVSAASRVKGVTAQQVVEDCLGRLHVPGVRARGP, from the coding sequence GTGGACGACGTTAGGGGCCTCGCCCTGCGCATCATCGAAAACATGGAGCGGGTGATGGTGGGCAAGCGCCAGGAGGTGGAGCTGGCCGTCATCGCCCTCATGTGCGGAGGTCACCTGCTCATCGAAGACGTGCCAGGCGTGGGCAAGACCATGCTGGCCCGCAGCCTGGCCCGCTCCACAGGCTGCAGCTTCCGCCGCATTCAGTTCACGCCCGACCTGCTGCCCTCCGACGTCACCGGCGCTGCCGTCTACAACCAGAAGACGGGCGACTTCGAGTTCCGTCCCGGCCCCATCATGGCCCAGATAGTGCTGGCCGACGAGATCAACCGCGCGACTCCCAAGACCCAGTCTGCACTGCTGGAGGCCATGGAGGAGCGCCAGGTGACGGTCGACGGCGTGAGCCGCCCCCTGCCCCGACCTTTCATGGTGCTCGCCACCCAGAACCCCATCGAATACGAGGGCACCTTTCCTCTGCCTGAGGCCCAGCTGGACCGCTTCTTCATGCGGGTGCACCTGGGCTATCCCTCCCCCCATGAAGAAGTGACCATTATGGAGCGTCAGATGCTCTCCCATCCCATCGAGGAGCTGGCGCCCGTGTGCGGGCCGGATGACATACTGCGACTGCAGGAGGCGGTGCGGCAGGTGCGGGTGGACGGCCTCATCAAGCAGTACATCGCCGCAGTGGTGGACGCCACCCGCCGCCACGAGGCGGTATATCTGGGCGCGTCGCCCCGTGGCTCCCTGGCGCTCCAGAGGGGTTCCCAGGCCCGCGCCCTCCTGGACGGCCGCGATTTCGTCCTGCCCGACGACGTGAAGGCGCTGGCCTACCCCGTGCTGGGGCACCGCATCATCGTTAGCGCGGCCAGCCGGGTGAAGGGGGTCACGGCGCAACAGGTGGTGGAGGATTGTCTCGGCCGGCTGCACGTGCCCGGAGTTCGCGCCCGCGGCCCCTAG